The following proteins come from a genomic window of Corynebacterium crudilactis:
- a CDS encoding DUF445 domain-containing protein yields MGKHETVPGGIPGGSPEMEAQRRKELRKHKAIATGLLIFAAVVYFACRFVETRQGDTGAWVGFVRAAAEAGMIGGLADWFAVTALFRHPLRLPIPHTAIIPRKKDQLGEALSGFVGDNFLNAQLITEKVSQAQIPERVGEWLAQPENGEKVSKEVGKLTANIIRAIDPKDAEAVINSAVIDKIAEPIWGPPAGRLLEQLLAEGKAEPIVQELAHWLHKKALTSEPLIDRLLNERRPIWAPKFTAQLVSGKVYDEVVKFTEAVAADENHEARQSLRRFLNKLAQDLQYDGDMITKVEEIKRDIMGSGAIAQAAPTIWASASESLIDSATDEASILRRKIAEAATSWGQKLLDDASLRQSLDTRITGAAAFLADNYAPEVTSIISETIERWDAEEASEKIELMVGKDLQYIRLNGTIVGALAGLVIYTISHLLFGA; encoded by the coding sequence ATGGGAAAACATGAAACCGTTCCGGGAGGTATTCCGGGAGGATCTCCAGAAATGGAAGCGCAGCGGCGCAAAGAATTACGCAAGCATAAAGCGATTGCTACAGGCTTGCTGATTTTTGCGGCCGTAGTTTATTTTGCCTGCCGTTTCGTGGAAACCCGCCAGGGCGATACCGGGGCGTGGGTTGGTTTTGTGCGCGCGGCTGCAGAAGCCGGCATGATCGGTGGTTTGGCTGACTGGTTCGCTGTGACCGCGCTGTTTCGGCACCCGCTGCGCCTGCCCATTCCGCACACCGCCATTATTCCCCGCAAAAAAGACCAGCTGGGTGAAGCACTGAGCGGATTTGTGGGAGATAATTTCTTAAATGCCCAGCTCATTACTGAAAAAGTCTCGCAGGCGCAGATCCCGGAGCGGGTGGGCGAGTGGTTGGCGCAGCCGGAGAACGGCGAAAAAGTGTCCAAAGAAGTGGGTAAACTGACCGCCAATATTATCCGCGCGATTGATCCAAAAGATGCGGAAGCGGTGATCAACTCCGCGGTGATCGATAAAATCGCCGAACCAATTTGGGGCCCGCCAGCTGGCCGTTTGCTGGAACAACTCCTCGCAGAGGGCAAGGCTGAGCCGATCGTGCAGGAATTGGCGCACTGGTTGCATAAAAAAGCGCTCACCTCTGAGCCGCTGATTGATCGTCTGCTCAATGAGCGCCGCCCGATTTGGGCGCCGAAATTCACCGCGCAGCTGGTCAGCGGCAAGGTTTATGATGAAGTGGTCAAATTTACCGAGGCCGTCGCCGCCGATGAAAACCACGAAGCCCGCCAATCGCTGCGCCGCTTCCTCAACAAATTGGCGCAGGACCTGCAATATGACGGCGATATGATCACAAAAGTCGAAGAAATCAAGCGCGATATCATGGGCTCCGGCGCAATTGCGCAGGCAGCACCGACGATCTGGGCGTCCGCGTCCGAGTCGCTCATCGATTCCGCCACTGACGAGGCATCAATTCTGCGCCGCAAAATCGCCGAAGCCGCCACGAGTTGGGGTCAAAAATTGCTTGACGACGCCTCCCTCCGACAATCCCTTGACACCCGCATTACCGGCGCTGCAGCCTTCCTCGCGGATAACTATGCTCCGGAAGTCACCAGCATCATCTCCGAAACCATCGAACGCTGGGACGCGGAAGAGGCCTCCGAGAAAATCGAACTCATGGTGGGCAAAGACCTCCAATACATCCGCCTCAATGGCACAATTGTGGGTGCACTAGCCGGACTTGTCATTTACACTATTTCTCATCTGCTCTTTGGCGCCTAA
- a CDS encoding CGLAU_01105 family protein, which translates to MSDHSKDDSILSKWGNAASELGEAVGKVAKNVRDELSDNDTFSKLKAEASEAVDQVKSGSYVEAGKELARDAGSIIKDAASSVKGAVNDADKNDVKSAFGSAVEASRDKFDDTLEKRKAKKDSAEPGDEDIIDGEVIPPQN; encoded by the coding sequence ATGTCTGACCATTCTAAAGACGATTCCATTCTGTCCAAGTGGGGCAACGCAGCCTCCGAACTCGGCGAAGCCGTTGGCAAAGTGGCCAAAAATGTTCGTGATGAACTCTCCGACAACGACACCTTCAGCAAACTCAAAGCAGAAGCCTCCGAAGCCGTCGATCAAGTAAAGTCCGGCTCTTATGTCGAGGCTGGTAAAGAATTGGCTCGTGATGCAGGTTCCATCATCAAAGATGCCGCCAGCAGCGTCAAAGGCGCAGTCAATGACGCCGATAAAAACGATGTGAAATCAGCTTTCGGATCAGCCGTGGAAGCCTCCCGCGACAAGTTCGATGACACCCTAGAAAAGCGCAAAGCAAAGAAAGATTCCGCAGAACCAGGCGATGAGGATATCATCGATGGTGAAGTAATTCCTCCGCAGAATTAA
- a CDS encoding DUF2516 family protein, with protein sequence MDISMLSIMTNYAIWAIFGLIGIFGFVGAFFAATTREDAFEVADRQKKMIWVAMLVASGFVLTVLGPTVPILPWVAIIMIGLYWFDVRPQIKGILEGAGGW encoded by the coding sequence ATGGATATCTCCATGCTCAGCATCATGACCAATTACGCCATCTGGGCCATCTTTGGACTAATCGGCATCTTTGGCTTCGTTGGCGCCTTCTTTGCAGCCACCACCAGGGAAGATGCCTTTGAAGTGGCTGATCGCCAGAAGAAGATGATCTGGGTGGCCATGCTTGTCGCTTCCGGATTTGTTCTCACTGTGCTCGGCCCTACAGTTCCAATCCTTCCGTGGGTTGCGATCATCATGATTGGCCTTTATTGGTTCGATGTTCGTCCACAAATCAAGGGCATCCTTGAAGGTGCTGGCGGTTGGTAA
- a CDS encoding TetR/AcrR family transcriptional regulator encodes MDIEEQPSLREIKRQKTLEAIEDNATRLILERGFDNVTVEDICAEAGISKRTFFNYVESKEIAAIGRSVRFPEEQEREDFLSTQHEDVLETAFDLVVKLFGNHDSSTAGIAGVILRRRKEIRSRHPQLALQHFATFHQARAELEELLSDYFVRWPNSQRLDDPPKVEAIAIIGVLITSMFQGSREWHEKPGADQNDFRDCCQKALNNIFLLKGGAPQ; translated from the coding sequence GTGGATATTGAAGAGCAGCCCTCATTAAGGGAAATTAAGCGCCAAAAGACCCTGGAAGCGATCGAAGACAACGCGACCCGGCTCATTTTGGAGCGCGGTTTTGACAATGTCACAGTCGAAGACATCTGTGCCGAAGCGGGAATCTCTAAGAGAACCTTCTTCAACTATGTGGAGTCTAAAGAAATCGCTGCCATCGGACGTTCCGTGAGGTTTCCCGAGGAACAAGAGCGAGAAGATTTCCTCTCCACACAGCACGAAGATGTTTTAGAAACTGCCTTCGATCTCGTCGTTAAACTTTTTGGTAACCATGACAGTTCCACCGCAGGGATTGCCGGTGTTATTTTGCGGAGACGAAAAGAAATCCGCAGCAGGCACCCCCAATTGGCGCTGCAGCACTTTGCCACATTCCACCAAGCCCGCGCAGAACTCGAAGAACTACTCAGTGACTATTTCGTTCGCTGGCCTAACTCCCAACGTTTGGATGATCCTCCAAAAGTTGAAGCCATCGCCATCATCGGCGTGCTGATCACCTCGATGTTCCAAGGTTCACGCGAGTGGCATGAAAAGCCCGGAGCCGATCAAAACGATTTCCGTGACTGCTGCCAAAAAGCACTAAACAATATTTTTCTTCTTAAAGGTGGAGCACCACAATGA
- a CDS encoding MDR family MFS transporter: MSSDFKPEDERPVTTISKSGAPSAHTSAPYGAAATEEAIEEKTNGRVGLIIGALMLAMLLSSLGQTIFGSALPTIVGELGGVNHMTWVITAFLLGQTISLPIFGKLGDQFGRKYLFMFAIALFVVGSIIGALAQNMNTLIVARALQGVAGGGLMILSQAITADVTTARERAKYMGVMGSVFGLSSILGPLLGGWFTDGPGWRWGLWLNVPIGILALVAIAALLKLPKRERGKVTVDWLGSIFMSIATTALVLAVTWGGNEYEWGSPMIIGLILLTIIAAIVFVFVEKRAVDPLVPMGLFANRNFVLTAVAGIGVGLFMMGTLSYMPTYLQMVHGLNPTEAGLMLIPMMIGLIGTSIAVGNIVSKTGKYKWYPFFGMTVMVLALFLLSTLTPSASLYLIGVYFFVFGFGLGCAMQILVLIVQNSFPITMVGTATGSNNFFRQIGGAVGSAMIGGMFISNLSDRFTENVPAAVASMGKEGEQYAAAMSDFSGASNLTPHLMETLPQALREAIQLSYNDALTPIFLVLTPIAVLAAVLLFFIREEHLKETHE, from the coding sequence ATGAGTTCAGATTTTAAACCGGAGGACGAACGTCCGGTAACCACAATTTCAAAGAGCGGAGCACCTTCCGCTCACACGTCCGCACCTTATGGCGCAGCAGCAACTGAAGAAGCCATTGAAGAAAAGACCAATGGTCGTGTCGGTCTAATCATCGGCGCCCTCATGCTGGCGATGCTTCTCAGCTCCCTGGGGCAGACCATCTTCGGTTCCGCCCTGCCAACAATCGTTGGTGAACTCGGCGGCGTTAACCACATGACCTGGGTAATTACAGCCTTCCTGCTGGGTCAGACAATTTCTTTGCCAATCTTCGGCAAGCTGGGCGACCAGTTCGGCCGCAAGTACCTGTTCATGTTTGCCATTGCACTCTTCGTGGTGGGCTCCATCATTGGTGCACTCGCACAGAACATGAACACCTTGATCGTGGCTCGCGCACTGCAAGGTGTTGCCGGCGGCGGTCTGATGATTCTGTCTCAGGCAATTACCGCCGATGTCACCACCGCCCGCGAACGCGCAAAGTACATGGGTGTGATGGGTTCCGTATTCGGCCTTTCCTCCATTCTTGGCCCATTACTTGGCGGCTGGTTCACTGATGGTCCAGGCTGGCGCTGGGGACTCTGGCTCAACGTGCCAATCGGTATCCTTGCACTTGTTGCGATTGCTGCTTTGCTGAAACTTCCAAAGCGCGAACGCGGCAAGGTCACCGTTGACTGGTTGGGCAGCATCTTCATGTCCATTGCAACCACTGCTTTGGTGCTGGCTGTCACCTGGGGCGGTAATGAATACGAGTGGGGTTCACCGATGATTATCGGTCTGATTCTCCTGACGATTATTGCTGCGATTGTGTTTGTTTTCGTCGAAAAGCGTGCTGTTGACCCGCTGGTTCCGATGGGCCTTTTCGCAAACCGCAACTTCGTGCTCACCGCTGTCGCCGGTATCGGCGTCGGCCTGTTCATGATGGGCACCTTGTCCTACATGCCTACCTACCTGCAGATGGTGCACGGCTTGAACCCAACCGAAGCCGGCCTCATGCTGATCCCAATGATGATCGGCCTGATCGGTACCTCCATTGCAGTGGGCAATATCGTATCCAAGACCGGTAAATACAAGTGGTACCCATTCTTCGGCATGACCGTCATGGTGCTTGCGCTCTTCCTGCTGTCCACCCTGACCCCATCCGCAAGCCTGTACCTCATCGGCGTCTACTTCTTCGTCTTCGGTTTCGGTCTCGGCTGTGCAATGCAAATTTTGGTTCTCATCGTGCAGAACTCCTTCCCAATCACTATGGTTGGCACCGCAACCGGTTCAAATAACTTCTTCCGCCAAATCGGTGGAGCAGTTGGTTCCGCAATGATCGGTGGCATGTTCATCTCCAACCTTTCGGACCGTTTCACTGAAAATGTTCCAGCAGCTGTGGCCTCAATGGGCAAGGAAGGCGAGCAGTACGCGGCAGCAATGTCCGACTTCTCTGGCGCATCCAACCTCACCCCACACCTCATGGAAACCCTGCCGCAGGCACTCCGTGAAGCTATCCAACTTTCTTACAACGACGCACTAACCCCAATCTTCTTAGTGCTCACCCCGATCGCTGTACTCGCTGCGGTCTTGCTATTTTTTATCCGCGAAGAACACCTCAAGGAAACGCACGAATAA
- a CDS encoding MDR family MFS transporter — protein sequence MTPEEQKKVWWILSALMVAMMMASLDQMIFGTALPTIVGELGGVDHMMWVITAYLLAETIMLPIYGKLGDLVGRKGLFIGALGIFLLGSVIGGLAGNMTWLIIGRAVQGIGGGGLMILSQAIIADVVPARERGRYMGVMGGVFGLSAVLGPLLGGWFTEGPGWRWAFWMNIPLGIIAIGVAIYFLDIPKKNVKFHWDYLGTFFMIVAATSLILFTTWGGSQYEWSDPIIIGLIAATVIAAALLVFVELRAKDPLVPMEFFKNRNFTVTTIAGLILGVAMFGIIGYLPTYLQMVHGISATEAGYMLIPMMVGMMGTSIWTGIRITKTGRYKLFPPIGMVITFVALIFFARMEVSTTLWQIGLYLFLLGVGLGLAMQVLVLIVQNTLPTAVVGSATAVNNFFRQIGSSLGSALVGGMFVGNLSTLMGERMPVAMAELSPEEQAAMAAQGGLDSNELTPAIVNHLPAPLHDAFASAYNDALIPVFYVMMPLIVIALLLLLFVKHEKLRETTTD from the coding sequence ATGACACCAGAAGAGCAGAAAAAAGTTTGGTGGATCCTCAGCGCGCTGATGGTAGCCATGATGATGGCTTCCCTTGACCAGATGATTTTTGGCACTGCACTGCCCACAATCGTCGGTGAACTCGGCGGCGTGGACCACATGATGTGGGTCATCACCGCATACCTGCTGGCAGAAACCATCATGCTGCCGATCTACGGCAAACTCGGTGACCTCGTTGGTCGCAAGGGCCTATTCATCGGAGCTCTTGGTATCTTCCTGCTGGGTTCCGTCATCGGTGGACTTGCTGGAAACATGACCTGGTTGATCATCGGCCGTGCCGTTCAAGGTATCGGTGGCGGTGGACTCATGATCCTATCCCAGGCGATCATCGCCGATGTTGTACCCGCACGTGAACGTGGCCGCTACATGGGTGTCATGGGTGGCGTGTTCGGACTCTCTGCAGTTCTTGGACCACTACTGGGTGGTTGGTTCACAGAAGGTCCCGGCTGGCGCTGGGCATTCTGGATGAACATTCCACTGGGCATCATCGCTATTGGTGTCGCTATCTACTTCCTGGATATTCCAAAGAAGAACGTGAAATTCCACTGGGATTACCTGGGCACCTTCTTCATGATCGTTGCCGCAACCAGCCTGATCCTGTTCACCACATGGGGTGGATCCCAATACGAGTGGAGCGATCCGATCATCATCGGACTTATCGCCGCTACAGTTATTGCTGCTGCGCTGCTGGTATTTGTAGAACTCCGCGCCAAGGACCCACTGGTTCCGATGGAATTCTTCAAGAACCGCAACTTCACCGTCACCACCATTGCAGGCCTCATTTTGGGTGTGGCAATGTTTGGCATTATTGGCTACCTTCCGACATACCTCCAGATGGTCCACGGAATCAGCGCCACCGAAGCCGGCTACATGCTGATCCCAATGATGGTTGGCATGATGGGTACCTCCATTTGGACAGGTATCCGCATCACCAAAACTGGTCGATACAAGCTGTTCCCACCAATCGGCATGGTGATCACTTTCGTGGCGTTGATCTTCTTCGCCCGCATGGAAGTATCCACCACACTGTGGCAGATCGGCCTCTACCTCTTCCTCCTCGGCGTTGGCCTGGGTCTCGCGATGCAGGTGCTGGTTCTGATCGTGCAAAACACTTTGCCAACAGCCGTCGTGGGTTCCGCAACAGCTGTGAACAACTTCTTCCGACAGATTGGTTCCTCACTTGGATCCGCATTGGTTGGTGGCATGTTCGTGGGTAACCTGAGCACTCTGATGGGCGAGCGGATGCCAGTTGCCATGGCAGAACTATCCCCAGAAGAACAAGCAGCCATGGCGGCCCAAGGTGGACTTGATTCCAACGAGCTGACTCCAGCTATCGTGAATCATCTGCCAGCACCACTTCATGATGCCTTCGCAAGTGCATACAACGATGCGCTCATCCCAGTGTTCTACGTGATGATGCCATTGATTGTTATCGCGCTGCTCCTCTTGCTGTTTGTCAAGCACGAGAAACTGCGTGAGACCACAACGGACTAA
- the purU gene encoding formyltetrahydrofolate deformylase, translated as MTPSSPEIRNRPSTAPEERQFVLTFGCPDSTGIVAKLSSFLAERGGWITEAGYFTDPDSNWFFTRQAIRAESIDASIEQLREEFAPIAEEFGPRATWKFTDTAQVKKAVLLVSKEGHCLHDLLGRVAENDYPMEVVAVVGNHENLRYIAENHNVPFFHVPFPKDAVGKRKAFDQVAEIVNGYEPDAIVLARFMQILPPDLCEMWSGKVLNIHHSFLPSFMGARPYHQAYSRGVKLIGATCHYATHDLDDGPIIEQDVIRVTHKDTPSEMQRLGRDAEKQVLARGLRFHLEDRVLVYGNRTVVFD; from the coding sequence ATGACCCCGAGTTCTCCCGAAATCCGTAATCGTCCAAGCACAGCGCCTGAAGAGCGTCAGTTTGTGCTTACTTTCGGCTGTCCTGACTCCACAGGAATTGTAGCCAAGTTGTCTTCGTTCCTTGCGGAGCGTGGGGGTTGGATTACTGAGGCCGGTTATTTTACGGATCCTGATTCAAATTGGTTCTTTACTCGTCAGGCGATTCGTGCGGAATCTATTGATGCCAGCATTGAGCAGTTGCGGGAGGAGTTCGCTCCGATTGCAGAAGAGTTCGGTCCACGGGCGACGTGGAAATTCACTGATACTGCACAGGTGAAGAAGGCTGTGTTGTTGGTGTCTAAGGAGGGACACTGCTTGCATGATCTGTTGGGTCGTGTGGCGGAGAATGATTATCCGATGGAAGTTGTTGCGGTTGTGGGTAACCATGAGAATCTTCGTTATATTGCGGAGAATCATAATGTGCCGTTTTTCCATGTGCCGTTCCCTAAGGATGCGGTTGGTAAGCGGAAGGCGTTTGATCAGGTCGCTGAGATTGTGAATGGTTATGAGCCGGATGCGATTGTGTTGGCTCGTTTCATGCAGATTTTGCCGCCGGATCTTTGTGAGATGTGGTCTGGCAAGGTGTTGAATATTCACCATAGTTTCTTGCCGTCATTTATGGGTGCGCGCCCGTATCACCAGGCGTATAGCCGTGGTGTGAAGTTGATTGGTGCGACTTGCCACTATGCGACTCATGATTTGGATGATGGTCCGATCATTGAGCAGGATGTCATTCGCGTGACGCACAAGGACACTCCTTCGGAGATGCAGCGTCTTGGTCGCGATGCTGAGAAGCAGGTGCTGGCTCGCGGTTTGCGTTTCCACCTCGAGGACCGGGTGCTGGTTTACGGTAACCGCACGGTTGTCTTTGATTAA
- the deoC gene encoding deoxyribose-phosphate aldolase, translating into MTISPSDMARILDYTILGPEVSQSDLSAFIDSAIELGVGTICVPNSMVGLTLKAQDAGIRVATVAGFPHGKTPALVKAAEARLAVQSGASEVDVVLDIAVVKEGDSNRLLQEIVAIREAVPHPVVLKFILETAVVSDEAIGIAVNALIAAGADYAKTSTGFHPAGGATVEAIEVMAAAAKGRIGIKASGGVKTWEDAVALVAAGATRIGTSNAQAILEGAPA; encoded by the coding sequence ATGACGATTTCCCCATCAGACATGGCCCGAATCCTTGACTACACTATTCTCGGCCCTGAAGTTTCCCAATCAGATCTATCCGCTTTCATCGACTCCGCCATCGAATTAGGCGTGGGCACAATTTGTGTTCCCAACAGCATGGTCGGACTCACCCTAAAAGCCCAAGACGCTGGTATTCGAGTAGCCACTGTCGCCGGATTCCCACACGGAAAAACCCCCGCTTTGGTGAAAGCCGCCGAAGCTCGCCTTGCAGTCCAATCTGGTGCCTCTGAAGTAGACGTAGTTTTGGACATCGCAGTAGTAAAAGAAGGCGACTCCAACCGACTGCTACAGGAAATCGTTGCAATTAGGGAAGCTGTACCGCATCCAGTGGTGCTGAAATTCATCCTAGAAACTGCCGTTGTTAGTGATGAGGCCATTGGGATTGCAGTGAATGCGCTAATTGCTGCCGGTGCTGATTACGCAAAAACTTCCACAGGATTCCACCCAGCTGGCGGAGCAACTGTGGAAGCTATTGAAGTAATGGCTGCGGCAGCTAAGGGGAGAATTGGCATCAAAGCCTCCGGTGGAGTGAAAACTTGGGAAGATGCTGTTGCACTTGTTGCTGCGGGCGCGACACGTATCGGAACTTCCAACGCACAGGCCATTTTGGAGGGTGCGCCTGCCTAG
- a CDS encoding metal-sensitive transcriptional regulator: protein MSHGYSDDKKRYLARLKRIEGQTRGIHRMIEEDEYCIDILTQISAANSALKNVAFALLDDHLAHCVKDAAELGGEDLDAKLKEVSDAIARFTKT from the coding sequence ATGTCACACGGCTATTCTGACGATAAAAAACGCTACCTAGCCAGGCTCAAACGCATCGAAGGCCAGACTCGCGGCATTCACCGGATGATCGAAGAGGACGAATACTGCATCGATATCCTCACCCAAATTTCCGCCGCGAACTCCGCCCTCAAAAACGTGGCATTCGCACTTCTCGACGATCACCTCGCCCACTGTGTCAAAGATGCCGCCGAACTTGGTGGCGAAGACCTCGACGCAAAACTCAAAGAAGTTTCCGACGCCATCGCCCGCTTCACCAAGACTTAA
- a CDS encoding heavy metal translocating P-type ATPase, whose amino-acid sequence MSQTPIPAALNFIDVDLGVTGMTCTSCSARVERKLNKLDGVEATVNYATESAQVSYDPEKVDTEQLIKTVEGAGYGAFTMATEVPESDSGQSRIDAARDDEASDLKHRVIISALLSIPVVLVSMIPALQFNNWQWAVLTIVTPIFFWGGAPFHKATWANLKHGSFTMDTLVTLGTAAAYLWSLWALFLGNAGHPGMKMEMHLFPSGSTMDEIYLETVAVVITFLLLGRWFETKAKGQSSEALRKLLDMGAKDAVVLRNGVEVRVPISQLKLGEVFITRPGEKIATDGEVVEGSSAVDESMLTGESIPVEVTKGAKVTGATLNTSGRLMVQVTRIGADTTLSQMAKLVTDAQSKKAPVQRLVDQISQVFVPVVIVISILTLLGHLIFTDAGLAPAFTAAVAVLIIACPCALGLATPTALLVGTGRGAQLGLLIKGPEILESTKKVDTIVLDKTGTVTSGIMSVTDVTAINYTEAEILKFAAAVESASEHPIAQAIAKASDHPGVSDFQNTAGQGVTGWVDGHEVRVGKPSSTLIDALLHPFQHAQKIGGTPVVVTIDGVDSGVITVRDTVKDTSAEAIKGLKALGLTPILLTGDNQGAANAVATEVGIDQVIADVLPHEKVAKVESLQAEGKNVAMVGDGVNDAAALAQADLGLAMGAGTDVAIEASDITLMNNDLRSAVDAIRLSRKTLGTIKGNLFWAFAYNVALIPVAAIGLLNPMLAGVAMAFSSVFVVSNSLRLRGFKARSN is encoded by the coding sequence ATGTCTCAGACCCCCATTCCGGCGGCACTGAACTTCATTGACGTCGATCTCGGCGTAACTGGCATGACCTGTACTTCTTGCTCCGCCCGAGTTGAGCGCAAACTCAACAAACTCGATGGCGTCGAAGCAACCGTGAACTACGCAACTGAATCAGCTCAAGTCAGCTACGATCCCGAAAAAGTAGACACGGAACAGTTGATTAAAACTGTTGAAGGAGCAGGTTATGGCGCTTTTACCATGGCCACGGAAGTTCCCGAGTCAGACAGCGGCCAATCCCGCATCGATGCCGCCCGCGATGATGAAGCCTCCGATTTAAAACACCGCGTAATCATTTCAGCACTGCTTTCTATACCTGTGGTGCTGGTCAGCATGATTCCTGCGCTGCAGTTCAACAATTGGCAGTGGGCAGTTCTCACGATCGTTACCCCAATTTTCTTCTGGGGTGGCGCTCCATTCCATAAAGCAACATGGGCAAACCTAAAGCATGGTTCCTTCACCATGGACACCCTGGTTACTTTGGGCACCGCTGCTGCATACCTTTGGTCACTGTGGGCATTGTTCCTTGGAAATGCGGGGCATCCCGGCATGAAAATGGAAATGCATCTTTTCCCCTCTGGCTCCACGATGGATGAAATCTATCTGGAAACTGTCGCGGTAGTTATTACATTCCTGTTGCTCGGACGCTGGTTTGAGACGAAAGCAAAGGGCCAGTCTTCCGAAGCTCTGCGCAAACTTTTGGATATGGGCGCAAAGGATGCGGTTGTGCTGCGCAATGGTGTGGAAGTCCGCGTTCCGATTAGCCAGCTGAAATTAGGCGAGGTATTTATCACCCGTCCCGGCGAGAAAATCGCTACAGATGGTGAAGTGGTGGAAGGTTCCTCTGCTGTCGATGAATCCATGCTCACTGGCGAATCCATTCCGGTTGAAGTCACTAAAGGTGCAAAAGTTACTGGCGCAACGCTAAATACTTCTGGCCGTTTGATGGTGCAAGTAACCCGCATCGGCGCGGATACTACACTGTCGCAGATGGCTAAATTGGTGACAGATGCGCAGTCTAAAAAGGCCCCTGTCCAGCGACTTGTTGATCAAATCTCACAGGTGTTCGTCCCTGTTGTCATCGTTATTTCCATTCTGACGCTGCTCGGCCACCTCATTTTCACAGATGCAGGTCTTGCCCCCGCATTCACCGCAGCCGTGGCCGTGCTGATCATCGCCTGCCCATGTGCACTCGGCCTCGCAACTCCAACCGCACTTCTTGTCGGTACTGGCCGTGGCGCGCAACTTGGCCTGTTGATCAAGGGCCCAGAAATCCTGGAATCCACGAAAAAAGTCGACACCATCGTCCTCGATAAAACCGGCACCGTCACCTCCGGAATCATGTCCGTCACTGATGTCACCGCCATCAATTACACCGAGGCCGAAATCCTCAAGTTCGCTGCTGCCGTTGAATCCGCATCCGAGCATCCCATCGCGCAGGCAATCGCCAAGGCCAGCGACCACCCCGGCGTCAGCGATTTTCAAAACACCGCAGGTCAGGGTGTCACGGGCTGGGTAGACGGGCATGAGGTACGCGTCGGCAAGCCTTCAAGCACGCTTATCGACGCCCTCCTTCACCCTTTCCAGCACGCCCAAAAAATCGGCGGCACGCCCGTAGTCGTCACGATTGACGGCGTAGATTCCGGCGTCATCACCGTCCGCGACACCGTCAAAGATACTTCCGCCGAAGCTATCAAAGGACTCAAAGCACTAGGGCTCACCCCAATTCTTCTTACTGGCGACAACCAAGGCGCCGCGAATGCAGTAGCCACAGAAGTAGGAATTGACCAAGTCATCGCCGATGTTCTCCCCCACGAAAAAGTCGCCAAAGTGGAATCCCTCCAGGCAGAAGGCAAAAATGTAGCCATGGTTGGTGATGGCGTCAACGATGCCGCAGCCCTTGCCCAAGCAGACCTCGGACTCGCCATGGGCGCCGGCACTGACGTTGCCATCGAAGCCTCCGACATCACCCTCATGAACAACGACCTGCGCTCCGCCGTCGATGCCATCCGACTCTCCCGAAAAACCCTCGGCACCATCAAAGGAAACCTCTTCTGGGCTTTCGCATACAATGTTGCACTAATCCCAGTTGCGGCAATCGGACTACTCAACCCAATGCTCGCGGGCGTCGCCATGGCGTTCAGTTCCGTATTCGTCGTTTCTAACTCCTTGCGTCTGCGAGGATTCAAAGCAAGGAGCAACTAA